From the Lathyrus oleraceus cultivar Zhongwan6 chromosome 3, CAAS_Psat_ZW6_1.0, whole genome shotgun sequence genome, the window ATAGACTCTGCGTGGTGAAAAATGTTGATGCATCAGATCCAAACCGGCTGTATAAATTAGATAACAAGACTACATacaagtacttgaatgttgtATGGGGAAATGATACTTCTGCTGCTAGGTGGCAAATGGCTATGATTAGTGATTCTCCCCCACTCGAGGAGGAGTTTAAACAGTGGGTTAAGGAAGTAGAGCGTAGTGGTGGCAGGATGCTGACAAAGCTAGATGTGTCTGAGAAAAAGGAAGCCATACAGAAGATCAATAGTTTTGTTTATTCAGCAGCTACTGTGAAGCAGATGTTAGAAGAAAAAAAATCTACCTCGCGGAGGCCACTAAATGTTGCAGCCGAGAAGGACCGGTTGAGAACGGAGTTGGGAATAGCACAAAACAAGAATGATGCAGCCGGAGCAGAGAAGATCAAGACAAGACTACAAGAATTGGAAGATTTCCGGAAAGCTGAGGAGAAGGATGCCAAGGCTTTGAGGCTTTCTGAGATGAACAGAAAGAACAGGTTTGAGAACTTCAAAAATGCATCTGAGTTGAGGCCAGTAAATAAAGCTTTGAAAGCAGGGGAGGCAGGTTACGATCCCTTTTCAAGGAGATGGACTAGATCAAGGAACTACTATAATTCAAAACAGGTTGAAGAGGCTGCAGCTGGAAATAATAGTTCCGGTGATGCAGTGGGTGATAGAGGCAGCAATGGAACGGGTGCGGGTATGGTGGCCACTGCCGAGGCTTTGGAGGCTGCTGCTGATGCTGGGAAGTTAGTCGACACGAGAGCTCCGGTGGATCAAGGGACGGAGTCAAATATACTGCACGATTTTGAGCTGCCAATATCACTAGCCATACTACAAAAGTTTGGTGGAGCACAAGGAGTTCAGGCAGGGTTTATGGCAAAGAAACAGAGAATCGAAGGAATCGTTGGATTTCAAGTCCCAGAAAACGATGGAAGGAGTCATCAGTTGACATTAACAGTTAGTGATTACAAAAGAAGAAGAGGGATTTTTTAAAATTTGGTTCTTTAGGTTTACTCTTTTCAAGGCAAAAGTTGGTTTGTATTTTCTGCAGGTTTTGAAACTGATCAGAGTTTTTAATCTGTGACAAATCCCTTAGGATTAAGTTTTAGGTTTGTAATTTGCTAAAAGAGCATGACTAGACAAACCTATTTCACtacaaaaataattttatatttcTAGACATTCCCGTTGATATTTTTAATAGAAGTTGCACGCAATTTCAATTCACTGCAAAGTAAATAAGTATCTGGACTTGGAAGTATACTGCATATTAATTGTACTTATTATAATGAGAAAATTGAGGTTTTGGAAATCAGACGTAGTGTATTTGTTATAAGATTTGTTGGGTACCTATAGAAGAGAGCTCTTTCTTTAATTGGACTCACAATGCTATTTTTGAGTTTGAGATCCTTATTTCTATCACATGTGAAATATTTGGTGTGTAAGGAATACCAAAATCGTTGAGGATTGTGACGCTTCCCTTACTTGCTTATGAGGACAAATTTATGCTCTTAATCAAGATGTTATCAAAGCTTATGGTTATCCTCTCCAAACGAGTCCTACAAAGGAGCCTCAAGATATCTCCTTACTTGGGGTTCACATGGGGTCAATCATTCTGAATGTGAAGGGAAGTGCTCTAAACAATCCATTGGTTTGGGGTTTGGGGTTTTAATCAGAAATCACAATTGAAGTTTCATAAAAGGTTATTAGGCCTCATGCCGAAATTATGGCTTTGTTATATGGGTATTCGCCTTTTTTGAGAAACAGTTTCAAAAATATTATTTGTTACTCCGATTCTCTCTAAATTATTTGCTTGGTACTAACTGCTGAGGATGGATAGATATCACCACTATGATAATGAGATTGTGGTCATAAGACAATTTTTGACCAAGAAAAGGACTCTGAAACTACAACACTTTATGGAGTTTGCTTACACGTCCCTGAAATTGCTCAGAGTTCCGTTGGATAAGCTAGGCTTGTCATCTCCTCCCTCTTTGCCGTAAGGAGTATGCAGCTGTTTGTTTTCTCATTTATGCACCTCGTTTGTGACTAAAGTTATTTTCTGATTTATACTTATCTTATttgattttaatgataaaattaatatatttattaaaatatttttatttatgaTAGTTAATAGAATAGTTGAAAAAAgtaaaaattaataaataaaaatataatgatgaaaaataataataaatattatattgaTATTTTAAAGAGATATTTATTTTGAAgatgattttttattttttatgaaacAGAGTATTTCAATGACATGAAAAAATGCACATTGTGCTTTGATTTTCCCTTTATCCAATACTAGAATTTATTAAGGCATGAAAAATGCACATTGTGCTTTGATTTTCCCTTTATCCAATACTAGAATTTATTAAGGCATATTGTGCTTTGATTTTCCCTTTATCCAATACTAGAATTTATTAAGGCATATTTTGCTTTAATTTTCCCTTTATCCAATAGAATTTATTATTTCTGACTGATTTATTCGACTTGAAAAAATGCATATTGTGCTTTGATTTTCCCTTTATCCTAGAATTTATTATTTCTGACTGGTTCAATCTCATTGCATAGCAACTCAGCAGAATTACTTAGTTCGTCATCCATAGATTACTGTATTATATTACTACTTCCGGtcttatatataatatataaaaaaatatttaatttttatatttattaaataatCAAAGTATATAAACTACACGTCAACAGTGACTGGAGGGTGTAAAGAATGCATATGGAAATTGTGAAGGTGACCAAGTTTCTACCAGTGTTGGAACACCTGTATGATTGTGCTCGGGGTTGTGCCTTGGAAAGTTTTGGAAGTTCTAGGTCACTTTTCAGGTGGTAGAGTTATTATATTACAGGCAAAGCGCCTAGACGTGGAGATTTTCAGTATTTAATTGATTAACTGAGTTCTTAACTTAGCTTCTTAGAAGGCTAAACAACTCTTTTTTGTAGGTAGAGTGCCTTTAGCTAAAATTGTTTTTGAAGCTATCCAGGTTTCCTCTATGATGAATCCTCATATTCCAAGGTGTACTTCAATGGCAATGTTATTGAAAAGAAGAGGTTCTATGTTGTTAATTGGGATACATTTCCGAAACCCAAAGATATGGAGGTCCTGGGTTACCAAATCTTAAAAAGTGAATGTGCATGACTGATGAAATTAGGATGGGAGTTAAGAGCAAGAGTTAATTCTCTTTGGTGCAATGTCATCCGAAGAAACTCTATTCCCTAGTGCATTTGGTGCGAATTCACATGTGAAGTTTTGTAAAATAGTCTGATTACTGTCTTAAAAAAGTACTAACATTTTGTATCATTAAAACAAGAAATAGAAATCATTCTTTTATCATAGAAGTAAACCATAGTCGTAAGTCATATATCAAAGAGGATGTTTTATCCATAGCAAACCATATTATTAACCATACCATTCACGTGTCTACAAACTACAACCAATTATTTAATCTGCAAACCCCATAGAAGAAAGGAATAGATGTCTTGAATAGCAACACAAGACATCTATTCCTTGTGAAAATAGGAAGACTGAACCATACCACCTCAATCATGCACTGCAAGCACACAACGAAGACATTGCCCTTCATGCAAAAGATCGAAAGCCTTGTTGATCTCCAGAAGTGTCAAATTATGGGTAATGTACTCATCAACCTTGATTTCCTGCAAAAACAAGTTTAAGCAGAAAGTATATTAACTATCCTTGTGTTCCCATTTACCAACAATTTTGTATTATTAATGCAGTAGACACGTGAAAAATATTTACCTTCTTCAAGTACTTCTCTACAAGCCAAGGCACTTGTGACCTACTCTTAAAGCCACCAAAAGCTGTTCCTTTCCACACACGACCTGTCACCAACTGGAAAGGACGAGTTGATATTTCCTGCCCTGATGCTGCAACGCCCACAATAACTGATGTTCCCCAGCCCTGGAAATTTTCAACAAAGAATGTTTTTATGTGTACAACCATCAGTCACCGGTGTAAAATTTGAACAATTGAGTTAATGAAACGGAAGCTGCAATTGCTTGCAGAAGCATTCACCTTGTGGCAGCATTCCAAAGCAGATCTCATCACAGAGACATTTCCAATGCACTCAAAGCTATAATCAACTCCTCCATCTGTTAGATCACATATAACCTGCTGAATTGGTTTCTCGTGGTCTTTTGGATTAATGAACTCGGTGACTCCAAAGTTTTTAGCTGCAATGAAAAATAGCAAAAGAAAACAAGTGAAAAAATAACAGGTAAAGAAGAATCTTCTGTGGCACCCTGGCACCACAAAAACTAAGACTGAGAAAACAGATATAAAATAGCTCATAGTAAGACAGTTATATATAACTATAGGTCTGCGCTTTGTCACAGTTatgagaaaataaaaacaataaagGAACAAAGAATTACTACTACAAATACATATCAAGATCATGATATAGCCATGTCGTCATCTTTGTTTATATATAGGACTGTCAGATGCCGAGTGATAGTCAATACGTGAAAAAGCATTAGTTAAACATAACTACGAAATGAAAAAGGTGTTAAAAATCACTTCGCAACATTATAAACATATTGTACAGGTTAGTAGGTCAACCAAGCTTGATATATACCTGTATCATACTTGTTGCTATCAATATCTATGCCAATAATCCGTGATGCACCAGCACTTTTTGCACCCTCTGCAACCTGTCAAGTACAAATTATGAATCATAACAGTAGCACACAAACAGGGAAAAACATGAACATCTGATATTGTAACTTTAGAAACTTACAGCAAGACCAACAGTTCCAAGGCCGAAAATTGCAACAATTGACCCTGGCTCAACTTTTGCAGTGTTCCAGACAGCTCCAAGGCCTAAAAAGTGAAGAAATAAAATAGTAACCATAAACTCGCAATAACAAGTGAACCAAGTTTAGGACGGATACATATCCAAGAACACGTATTAAGGAAGCAATATAACAAATAACTAATAAGACAATCAAAAGCAAACTTCTTATTTCAACCCACCAATCTCCCCCCGGTATAAAGTTGAAGTCCAACATTAGCATTAAGTTGATATTTTGCAAAGATTTCCATAGCattaaaaaagaaagaaagaggtGTACAAAGCAACATTTATATGATGTACTATAAGAATCA encodes:
- the LOC127125950 gene encoding protein RTF1 homolog; translation: MADLDDWLLEAAGVNRHSPPSRRDGEPLDGGSDSDSDSDSDDERDYRERESSQVPLKKRGREDVSDNDDGHSEREGGSSDDSDVGDDLYKDEDDRQKLSEMTELQREMILSDRANKKDDKDFLGRIASKREKGKMGTVSRRESPPLPSSRVRSSARSADRSAAKDGALNELRAKRLKQQDPDVKHTLKEGSKSAGSGLYSQKRRPNSSSSSHSGSESRSHSDDEDSDGDGGIIDSDDDKIMSEKPSFEDIQEITIQRSKLAKWLMEPFFEELIVGCLVRVGIGRSKTGPIYRLCVVKNVDASDPNRLYKLDNKTTYKYLNVVWGNDTSAARWQMAMISDSPPLEEEFKQWVKEVERSGGRMLTKLDVSEKKEAIQKINSFVYSAATVKQMLEEKKSTSRRPLNVAAEKDRLRTELGIAQNKNDAAGAEKIKTRLQELEDFRKAEEKDAKALRLSEMNRKNRFENFKNASELRPVNKALKAGEAGYDPFSRRWTRSRNYYNSKQVEEAAAGNNSSGDAVGDRGSNGTGAGMVATAEALEAAADAGKLVDTRAPVDQGTESNILHDFELPISLAILQKFGGAQGVQAGFMAKKQRIEGIVGFQVPENDGRSHQLTLTVSDYKRRRGIF
- the LOC127125951 gene encoding alcohol dehydrogenase class-3-like, translated to MATQGQVITCKAAVAWEPNKPLTIEDVEVAPPQANEVRIQILFTALCHTDAYTLGGKDPEGLFPCILGHEAAGIVESVGEGVTDVKPGDHVIPCYQAECGECKFCKSGKTNLCGKVRAATGVGVMMADRKSRFSVKGKPIYHFMGTSTFSQYTVVHDVSVAKIHPDAPLDKVCLLGCGVPTGLGAVWNTAKVEPGSIVAIFGLGTVGLAVAEGAKSAGASRIIGIDIDSNKYDTAKNFGVTEFINPKDHEKPIQQVICDLTDGGVDYSFECIGNVSVMRSALECCHKGWGTSVIVGVAASGQEISTRPFQLVTGRVWKGTAFGGFKSRSQVPWLVEKYLKKEIKVDEYITHNLTLLEINKAFDLLHEGQCLRCVLAVHD